One Malania oleifera isolate guangnan ecotype guangnan chromosome 9, ASM2987363v1, whole genome shotgun sequence DNA segment encodes these proteins:
- the LOC131163677 gene encoding uncharacterized protein LOC131163677: MFKNTFQSGFLSILYSLGSKPLQIWDKEVVNGQIKRPQDDDIQSNVLEIVGSNVQSTYITCPADPAATLGIKLPFLVMIVKNLKKYFTFEIQVLDDKNVRRRFRASNFQAMTRVKPYICTMPLKMDEGWNQIQLNLADFTRRAYGTNYVETLRVQVHANCRLRRIYFSDRLYSEEELPPEFKLYLPMQKA, from the exons ATGTTTAAGAACACTTTTCAGtctggatttttatccattttataCAGCCTTGG GAGCAAACCTCTGCAGATATGGGATAAAGAAG TTGTCAATGGCCAGATCAAGCGGCCACAAGATGACGACATACAGTCCAATGTCCTTGAAATAGTTGGATCAAATGTCCAGTCCACATATATCACATGCCCTGCAGATCCAGCTGCAACACTTGGTATAAAGTTACCATTCTTGGTTATGATTGTAAAGAATCTAAAGAAATATTTCACTTTTGAGATTCAAGTGCTGGATGATAAGAATGTCAGGAGACGTTTCCGAGCTTCTAATTTTCAA GCTATGACTCGAGTGAAGCCATATATCTGCACAATGCCATTGAAGATGGATGAGGGTTGGAATCAAATCCAGTTGAATCTTGCTGATTTTACCAGGAGAGCATATGGAACAAACTATGTGGAGACATTGCGGGTTCAGGTTCATGCTAACTGTCGCTTGAGAAGGATCTACTTCTCTGATCGCCTTTACTCAGAAGAGGAACTTCCACCAGAGTTTAAACTGTACCTTCCAATGCAG AAAGCATGA